The DNA segment TCATCATTATCGACGAGCTGGCCGACCTGATGATAACCTCCGGAAAGGACGTGGAGGGCCCCATTACCCGACTTGCGCAGATGTCCCGGGCGGTAGGCATCCACATGATCATAGCCACCCAGCGTCCCTCTGTAGACGTGATCACCGGCCTCATCAAGGCCAATTTCCCCGCCCGCATCGCCTTCCATTTGCCCACCAAAGTGGACTCGCGCACCATTCTCGACCAGATGGGCGCTGAAAAGCTCCTTGGTCGTGGCGACCTGTTGTTTCTGCCCCCCGGCGGCTCCGAGCCCATCCGCTTGCATGCCGCCTACATTTCGCTGGAGGAAATCACCGCCATTCTGGAGTTCATCCAGGGGCAGCCGCGCCCCGATGAAATCTTCCTCCCCGAACAGGGCCTGCCCGGTGCGGACGGCGAAATCACCATCAACGGCGAGGACGACGACCTCTTTGAGGATGCAGCCCGCCTGGTAGTCGCCCAGCAGCACGCTTCGGTCTCCATGCTTCAGCGTCGGTTCCGCATCGGCTACAGCCGGGCCGGCCGGCTCATTGACGAGCTGGAGCGCGCCGGTATCATCACCGGCTACAGCGGGTCCAAGGCCCGGGATGTCCTCGTGGACGAGAGCTACATCCAGGATTTGAAAGACCGGCGTACCGGCGCCTAGCACGCCGCCTTGGGCAACCTCAGCTTGAAGTTTCTCGTTACCGGCGGCGCCGGCTTTATCGGCGGCAACTTTGTTGCCCGGGTGTTGGGGGCCGAAATGGGCCCGGTCCTGGTGCTGGACAAGCTCACCTACGCCGGGCATCGCGCCACCCTCAGGCGCTGGGAGGACAACTCGGCTTACCGATTCGTCCAGGGCGATATCGGCGACCGCCGCCTCGTGACCCAGCTCCTGGCGGAGTTTCGGCCCACCTTTGTCGTAAACTTCGCTGCCGAGTCCCACGTGGATCGCAGCATCGAGTCCGCCGACGACTTTATCACCACCAATATCCTGGGCACCCATATTCTGATGGACGCCGCCCTGGAGCACTGGCGATCCCTGCCGGCCCATGAGGCGGCCGCCTTCCGCTTTCACCATGTCTCCACCGATGAGGTCTATGGCAGCTTGGGGGCCACCGGTGCCTTTACGGAACGCACCCCTTACGCCCCCAGTTCCCCCTACGCCGCCTCCAAGGCCGCCGCCGACCATCTGGTGCGCGCCTACCACCACACCCACCGACTGCCCGCCACCATCACCAATTGCTCCAATAACTACGGGCCCTACCAGTTTCCCGAAAAGTTGATCCCCCTGGTGCTCATGAATGCGCTGGAGGGGAAGCCCATCCCCGTCTATGGTGATGGCCAGAATATCCGCGACTGGCTCTATGTGGACGACCACTGCGACGCCATTCTCCAGGTGCTGGCCCACGGCGAGGTGGGGGAGACCTATCATGTAGGCGGGGATAGCGAGATGACCAATCTGGCTCTCCTGGAGACCCTGTTTCGGGGCCTGGTGGAGCAGGCCGACCTCATCCGTGAGCAGACCGAGTATAGCGTCATCAACGATTACGCCAGTCTTATCGAGTTTGTGCCCGACCGGCCCGGCCACGACCGACGCTATGCCATCGACGCCGGGAAAATCCGGCGGGACCTGGGCTGGGCGCCGCGGGAAAATCTCCGCACCGGTCTGGCAAAAACCGTTACCTGGTATATCTCAAATCTGGACTGGTGCCGCGAAGTGCTCCAAGCCAATTACGACCGCCGGCGCCTGGGACTGGTCCGGCCCCCGCAGGGGTAGCCCCGATGCGCTGGACGGTATGGCTGGCGGTCGCCCAATGCTTCGCAACCGCGTTGCCGGGCCAGGAGCTCCAGTTGCAGGGGGCGCTGCGAGCTTACCTGGACAAGGCCCCCATGCTGGTTCACTTCCGGTATACTTTGGCCCAGGGCAGCTTCAGGCGGGATACCACCGG comes from the Candidatus Neomarinimicrobiota bacterium genome and includes:
- the rfbB gene encoding dTDP-glucose 4,6-dehydratase — translated: MKFLVTGGAGFIGGNFVARVLGAEMGPVLVLDKLTYAGHRATLRRWEDNSAYRFVQGDIGDRRLVTQLLAEFRPTFVVNFAAESHVDRSIESADDFITTNILGTHILMDAALEHWRSLPAHEAAAFRFHHVSTDEVYGSLGATGAFTERTPYAPSSPYAASKAAADHLVRAYHHTHRLPATITNCSNNYGPYQFPEKLIPLVLMNALEGKPIPVYGDGQNIRDWLYVDDHCDAILQVLAHGEVGETYHVGGDSEMTNLALLETLFRGLVEQADLIREQTEYSVINDYASLIEFVPDRPGHDRRYAIDAGKIRRDLGWAPRENLRTGLAKTVTWYISNLDWCREVLQANYDRRRLGLVRPPQG